A region from the Ictalurus punctatus breed USDA103 chromosome 25, Coco_2.0, whole genome shotgun sequence genome encodes:
- the aqp4 gene encoding aquaporin-4 isoform X1, protein MTEEFSDRNKICGRFRRRVPSCPCKCDRVMAAFKGVWTKSFWRAVSGEFLAMLIFVLLSLGSTINWAATTKDRTHPPDLVLISLCFGLSIATLVQCFSQISGAHINPAVTVAMVVTRKLSLAKGIFYLGAQCLGAIVGAAILYGVTPPAVRGNLGVTSVSAHISAGHALVVELFITFELVFTIFATCDPKRTDLKGSAALAIGLSVCIGHLFAIPYTGASMNPARSFGPAVITGHWENHWVYWLGPLMGGVLAAALYEYLFCPDPDLKRRYASIISRTSFPTAQYKGLEPGTFSSDQTQLMIKQPAFTVFDVERAERKERETAGEVLSSV, encoded by the exons ATGACAGAGGAATTTTCTGACCGAAACAAAATTTGCGGTCGTTTTCG gAGGCGTGTGCCCTCATGCCCCTGCAAGTGTGATCGAGTTATGGCTGCCTTTAAGGGTGTATGGACAAAGAGTTTTTGGCGAGCAGTGTCTGGAGAGTTTTTGGCCATGTTGATCTTTGTGCTGCTCAGTCTGGGGTCCACTATCAACTGGGCAGCAACCACAAAGGACAGGACTCACCCTCCTGACCTTgttctcatctctctctgtttcggTTTGTCCATAGCCACACTCGTCCAGTGCTTCAGCCAAATCAGCGGCGCCCACATCAACCCGGCAGTCACAGTGGCCATGGTGGTCACCCGAAAGCTGAGCCTGGCAAAGGGCATTTTCTATTTGGGAGCACAGTGTCTCGGGGCAATAGTGGGAGCAGCTATCCTGTATGGTGTGACTCCTCCTGCTGTGAGAGGGAACCTGGGGGTCACCTCG GTCAGCGCTCATATCTCTGCTGGTCATGCCCTGGTGGTTGAACTCTTCATCACCTTTGAGCTTGTTTTCACCATCTTTGCCACCTGCGACCCAAAGCGCACTGACCTGAAGGGCTCAGCAGCGCTGGCTATCGGCCTGTCAGTGTGCATCGGTCACCTTTTTGCT ATCCCGTACACTGGTGCCAGTATGAATCCTGCTCGCTCATTCGGTCCTGCAGTCATCACGGGACACTGGGAAAACCACTGG GTGTACTGGTTGGGTCCATTAATGGGAGGTGTCCTGGCAGCAGCCCTATACGAGTACCTGTTCTGTCCTGACCCTGACCTGAAGAGACGCTATGCCAGCATCATCTCTAGGACCTCCTTTCCCACTGCTCAGTACAAAGGCTTGGAGCCAGGCACTTTCTCCAGTGACCAAACTCAGTTGATGATCAAGCAGCCAGCATTCACAGTGTTCGATGTGGAGCGTGctgagaggaaggagagagagacagctggCGAGGTGCTGTCCTCTGTATGA
- the aqp4 gene encoding aquaporin-4 isoform X2 yields the protein MTEEFSDRNKICGRFRRRVPSCPCKCDRVMAAFKGVWTKSFWRAVSGEFLAMLIFVLLSLGSTINWAATTKDRTHPPDLVLISLCFGLSIATLVQCFSQISGAHINPAVTVAMVVTRKLSLAKGIFYLGAQCLGAIVGAAILYGVTPPAVRGNLGVTSIPYTGASMNPARSFGPAVITGHWENHWVYWLGPLMGGVLAAALYEYLFCPDPDLKRRYASIISRTSFPTAQYKGLEPGTFSSDQTQLMIKQPAFTVFDVERAERKERETAGEVLSSV from the exons ATGACAGAGGAATTTTCTGACCGAAACAAAATTTGCGGTCGTTTTCG gAGGCGTGTGCCCTCATGCCCCTGCAAGTGTGATCGAGTTATGGCTGCCTTTAAGGGTGTATGGACAAAGAGTTTTTGGCGAGCAGTGTCTGGAGAGTTTTTGGCCATGTTGATCTTTGTGCTGCTCAGTCTGGGGTCCACTATCAACTGGGCAGCAACCACAAAGGACAGGACTCACCCTCCTGACCTTgttctcatctctctctgtttcggTTTGTCCATAGCCACACTCGTCCAGTGCTTCAGCCAAATCAGCGGCGCCCACATCAACCCGGCAGTCACAGTGGCCATGGTGGTCACCCGAAAGCTGAGCCTGGCAAAGGGCATTTTCTATTTGGGAGCACAGTGTCTCGGGGCAATAGTGGGAGCAGCTATCCTGTATGGTGTGACTCCTCCTGCTGTGAGAGGGAACCTGGGGGTCACCTCG ATCCCGTACACTGGTGCCAGTATGAATCCTGCTCGCTCATTCGGTCCTGCAGTCATCACGGGACACTGGGAAAACCACTGG GTGTACTGGTTGGGTCCATTAATGGGAGGTGTCCTGGCAGCAGCCCTATACGAGTACCTGTTCTGTCCTGACCCTGACCTGAAGAGACGCTATGCCAGCATCATCTCTAGGACCTCCTTTCCCACTGCTCAGTACAAAGGCTTGGAGCCAGGCACTTTCTCCAGTGACCAAACTCAGTTGATGATCAAGCAGCCAGCATTCACAGTGTTCGATGTGGAGCGTGctgagaggaaggagagagagacagctggCGAGGTGCTGTCCTCTGTATGA